A single genomic interval of Dysidea avara chromosome 8, odDysAvar1.4, whole genome shotgun sequence harbors:
- the LOC136264491 gene encoding cysteine desulfurase-like isoform X2, with protein sequence MDPRVMDAMMPYYTCYYGNPHSRTHQFGWEAEAAVEKARKQVADLVGADPREIVFTSGATESNNVAIKGVSRFYSAKKKHVITTQTEHKCVLDSCRVLEQEGFEVTYLPVQKNGIIKLEELQEAIRPDTSLVSIMTVNNEIGIKQPIKQIGEICRSKKVFFHSDAAQAVGKIPIGVNDMKIDLMSISGHKIYGPKGIGALYVRRRPRVRIDPLQSGGGQERGMRSGTVPHTLVVGLGAACEIAGEEMEYDHKHVTWLADRLITGITSQLDHVIRNGDPDHSYPGCVNLSFAYVEGESLLMGLKDIALSSGSACTSASLEPSYVLRAIGSDEDLAHSSIRFGIGRFTTVEEVDYTIEKCVHQVNHLRSMSPLWEMIQEGVDIKSIQWSQH encoded by the exons ATG GACCCAAGAGTGATGGATGCCATGATGCCCTACTACAcatgttactatggtaacccTCACTCCCGTACACACCAATTTGGCTGGGAGGCAGAGGCTGCAGTGGAGAAGGCTAGAAAG CAAGTTGCTGACCTTGTTGGAGCTGACCCCAGAGAAATTGTGTTTACTAGTGGAGCCACTGAATCTAACAATGTTGCCATTAAG GGTGTCAGCAGATTCTATTCAGCTAAGAAGAAACATGTTATCACAACACAAACA GAGCACAAATGTGTGTTGGACTCTTGTAGAGTGTTAGAACAAGAAGGGTTTGAGGTGACCTATCTACCTGTGCAGaagaatggaattattaaaCTAGAG GAGTTACAAGAAGCAATCAGACCAGACACCTCTCTTGTCTCCATTATGACAGTCAATAATGAGATTGGTATCAAGCAGCCTATTAAACAAATAG GTGAAATATGTCGTTCCAAAAAAGTCTTCTTTCACTCTGATGCAGCTCAG GCAGTGGGTAAGATCCCGATTGGTGTTAATGATATGAAGATTGATCTTATGAGTATCAGTGGTCATAAGATATATGGACCCAAAG GTATTGGAGCATTGTATGTTAGGAGGAGACCTCGTGTGAGGATTGATCCTCTCCAAAGTGGGGGAGGACAGGAGCG TGGCATGCGTAGTGGAACAGTCCCACACACACTAGTAGTTGGGCTGGGAGCTGCTTGTGAAATAGCTGGTGAAGAAATGGAG TATGATCACAAACATGTTACCTGGCTAGCAGACCGCCTCATTACTGGCATCACCTCACAGTTAGACCATGTCATCAGGAATGGTGATCCAGACCATAGCTACCCTG GTTGTGTCAACTTGTCCTTTGCTTATGTTGAGGGAGAGAGTTTGCTAATGGGACTTAAAGATATCGCGTTATCATCTGGGAG TGCTTGTACCTCAGCATCGCTGGAGCCGTCTTATGTGCTGCGAGCTATTGGATCAGACGAAGATCTGGCCCACTCCTCCATCAG GTTTGGTATTGGACGGTTCACTACAGTGGAAGAAGTGGACTACACTATTGAGAAATGTGTACACCAAGTTAATCACCTCAGATCAATGAG TCCTCTGTGGGAGATGATACAAGAAGGAGTTGATATCAAGTCTATACAGTGGAGCCAACATTAA
- the LOC136263076 gene encoding pituitary-specific positive transcription factor 1-like gives MLPVKGVLPFNMNGNIVTVLPAAANGQLVQASTTSPDSMRTPMVFNLPLSANVIKFPMSTTCANSKAIPASVPTQIFAICVPTSSNLIQSSNLIQSSNLIQPYVLPQQQQVVTRPSMPPALQLIEEVNSPVSSPEPKKLNSPSVIVSNPSYVCKAESTSSSTPTSPMMHPNEETLEKWHHIVVSEAKDLEEFAKSFKAKRIELGYTQEMVANDITNKMGYSCQQAVICYFEKMQMSTVRMHRLKSLLEKWLQEAKPAGNNIPSLCRPRKRRSSAELFPLDEETYPFSEEEKGKVRLDVINLVKRFRTKRKQLGISQQRAAEELQAMHGRSFSQAFISLFETLQMSLTEASQFKHYFEEWINSVDNIISAGGGSIAGSPTNGTTYNLTPSRKKIRIDPKKKATLEVIFNKHPNPKPLERREIAESLELPTNTVQNWFAFRRHKEKQQNSVFLPDDQEIIAC, from the coding sequence ATGTTACCAGTCAAAGGAGTACTACCATTCAACATGAATGGTAATATAGTGACTGTGTTACCTGCTGCTGCTAATGGACAGTTAGTACAGGCATCGACCACCAGCCCAGACTCCATGAGGACTCCAATGGTATTTAATTTACCATTATCTGCTAATGTGATCAAATTTCCCATGTCAACAACTTGTGCAAACTCCAAAGCAATTCCGGCATCTGTTCCCACCCAAATCTTTGCCATTTGTGTGCCAACGTCTTCTAACTTGATTCAGTCTTCTAACTTGATTCAGTCTTCTAACTTGATTCAACCTTACGTTTTACCACAGCAACAGCAGGTTGTTACTAGACCATCAATGCCACCAGCACTACAGCTCATTGAAGAGGTCAATTCACCCGTTTCTTCTCCTGAGCCAAAAAAGCTGAACAGTCCTTCAGTAATAGTGTCCAATCCCAGCTATGTGTGTAAGGCTGAGAGCACTAGTAGTTCTACTCCCACTAGTCCCATGATGCATCCAAACGAGGAAACACTAGAGAAGTGGCACcatattgttgtatcagaggctAAAGATTTGGAGGAGTTTGCTAAGTCCTTCAAGGCTAAGAGAATTGAGTTAGGGTACACACAGGAGATGGTCGCTAACGATATCACCAATAAGATGGGGTATTCATGTCAACAAGCTGTCATTTGTTACTTTGAAAAGATGCAAATGAGCACCGTGAGAATGCACCGTCTAAAGTCACTACTGGAGAAATGGCTTCAAGAAGCCAAGCCAGCTGGTAATAACATTCCTTCCTTGTGCCGACCTCGAAAACGGCGATCATCTGCAGAACTTTTTCCGCTAGATGAAGAAACTTATCCTTTTTCTGAAGAAGAGAAGGGAAAAGTTAGACTTGACGTTATCAACCTGGTAAAGAGGTTTAGAACAAAACGTAAACAACTCGGTATCTCTCAGCAAAGGGCAGCAGAAGAGCTGCAGGCTATGCATGGCAGATCCTTCAGTCAAGCATTTATCTCATTGTTTGAGACCCTCCAAATGTCACTGACTGAAGCTAGTCAGTTTAAACATTACTTTGAGGAATGGATCAATTCTGTTGACAACATCATTAGTGCTGGTGGTGGTAGCATTGCAGGTAGCCCCACCAATGGAACCACATACAACCTAACTCCTTCAAGAAAGAAAATTCGCATCGACCCTAAGAAGAAAGCTACACTTGAAGTGATCTTTAACAAACATCCAAACCCTAAACCTTTGGAGAGGAGAGAGATAGCTGAATCACTTGAGCTACCTACTAACACGGTACAAAACTGGTTTGCTTTCAGAAGACACAAGGAAAAACAACAGAACTCAGTCTTTTTACCAGATGATCAAGAAATTATTGCATGTTAA
- the LOC136264491 gene encoding cysteine desulfurase-like isoform X1: MKAITSHFIKRMVRSKRLVRSVHSVNGAVFSQLGKTQQSTAESQSDVRPLYMDFQATTPMDPRVMDAMMPYYTCYYGNPHSRTHQFGWEAEAAVEKARKQVADLVGADPREIVFTSGATESNNVAIKGVSRFYSAKKKHVITTQTEHKCVLDSCRVLEQEGFEVTYLPVQKNGIIKLEELQEAIRPDTSLVSIMTVNNEIGIKQPIKQIGEICRSKKVFFHSDAAQAVGKIPIGVNDMKIDLMSISGHKIYGPKGIGALYVRRRPRVRIDPLQSGGGQERGMRSGTVPHTLVVGLGAACEIAGEEMEYDHKHVTWLADRLITGITSQLDHVIRNGDPDHSYPGCVNLSFAYVEGESLLMGLKDIALSSGSACTSASLEPSYVLRAIGSDEDLAHSSIRFGIGRFTTVEEVDYTIEKCVHQVNHLRSMSPLWEMIQEGVDIKSIQWSQH; the protein is encoded by the exons GCCAGTCAGATGTGAGACCACTGTACATGGACTTCCAGGCCACTACACCCATG GACCCAAGAGTGATGGATGCCATGATGCCCTACTACAcatgttactatggtaacccTCACTCCCGTACACACCAATTTGGCTGGGAGGCAGAGGCTGCAGTGGAGAAGGCTAGAAAG CAAGTTGCTGACCTTGTTGGAGCTGACCCCAGAGAAATTGTGTTTACTAGTGGAGCCACTGAATCTAACAATGTTGCCATTAAG GGTGTCAGCAGATTCTATTCAGCTAAGAAGAAACATGTTATCACAACACAAACA GAGCACAAATGTGTGTTGGACTCTTGTAGAGTGTTAGAACAAGAAGGGTTTGAGGTGACCTATCTACCTGTGCAGaagaatggaattattaaaCTAGAG GAGTTACAAGAAGCAATCAGACCAGACACCTCTCTTGTCTCCATTATGACAGTCAATAATGAGATTGGTATCAAGCAGCCTATTAAACAAATAG GTGAAATATGTCGTTCCAAAAAAGTCTTCTTTCACTCTGATGCAGCTCAG GCAGTGGGTAAGATCCCGATTGGTGTTAATGATATGAAGATTGATCTTATGAGTATCAGTGGTCATAAGATATATGGACCCAAAG GTATTGGAGCATTGTATGTTAGGAGGAGACCTCGTGTGAGGATTGATCCTCTCCAAAGTGGGGGAGGACAGGAGCG TGGCATGCGTAGTGGAACAGTCCCACACACACTAGTAGTTGGGCTGGGAGCTGCTTGTGAAATAGCTGGTGAAGAAATGGAG TATGATCACAAACATGTTACCTGGCTAGCAGACCGCCTCATTACTGGCATCACCTCACAGTTAGACCATGTCATCAGGAATGGTGATCCAGACCATAGCTACCCTG GTTGTGTCAACTTGTCCTTTGCTTATGTTGAGGGAGAGAGTTTGCTAATGGGACTTAAAGATATCGCGTTATCATCTGGGAG TGCTTGTACCTCAGCATCGCTGGAGCCGTCTTATGTGCTGCGAGCTATTGGATCAGACGAAGATCTGGCCCACTCCTCCATCAG GTTTGGTATTGGACGGTTCACTACAGTGGAAGAAGTGGACTACACTATTGAGAAATGTGTACACCAAGTTAATCACCTCAGATCAATGAG TCCTCTGTGGGAGATGATACAAGAAGGAGTTGATATCAAGTCTATACAGTGGAGCCAACATTAA
- the LOC136264488 gene encoding uncharacterized protein, whose product MDTPRRLSSHDSSPLSSQVECHPIEELCEEEDYNGTASVAPDSTAVEDNSSENDILTTISIERQVEFLKDIQENVSDFFPEFSFVLSRVSIDGAEGDLQVPVLMITPLQLFVHQPLGVMPRIQIQVQYKIYSVHVLMRLWKKESFDTFEDIASLCKLLGDKSQYKFCPGLLQYDQYMSEYNKTIRFHLKKVRLTTFPFKRVDSVDCSLLFQLAHNATKEEKSSKEVKCYPCKSLLLYLKHQKRRTSSETPTRKTKRQQPSSRARMSYMSPASQAKRRKLAQYERTSNIRKLARYEENEIELDEEQNDEMCAIVKKMEDEDLQKLFDEGEKHGVGSILKDIWATDLDRQRKEFSHDQATNCNGRRGNRWSMVTIRMALAIYCRSPAAYQALKDFNILSLPAKSTLQSYSGAFIHAPGASSACITDQVSRYVLFKEQCRLVGKHEPRGDGALIFDEVKVACQLMWNSRNNQLMGLAMTAADLASLNDIYLLLKNSEGSKQTSYVLQFLWRDLTSSFDIVGPYFTCAPSVDGKFVLACVLETVKLFQCHGLQTSVLVCDGGSSNIATIKACHGHHGAYSVTDGEDKFEVKPWMINPFNPPNQIFWLICPSHQLKNMINALFSSKIGGSKQFQRTDKCTFGWEAIDSLYQRELERAKQNLARMVPRLKETHVLRDAWTKLNVHPAKIMQQEQVLGELYWYANQEPTPPDAGVTSETLEYLEASSRLFEKGFLSHDCVRDMNSDVIKNINEGFSYFTDWLDAILQQDPKFPHTSNTQRSFLSWQTWDLLRIDVYGFRAFSEWFFKTYPTYFISPERLSGSAVESLFSQYKHNAGGKLDSVNYCTARAAHLVKQTVSTHHSGKGYRDENLNTTELPLRKKTYNKHNTTNNS is encoded by the exons ATGGATACTCCGAGGCGATTGAGCAGTCACGATTCTTCACCTCTGTCGTCGCAAGTCGAATGCCATCCCATTGAGGAATTGTGCGAGGAAGAAGATTACAACGGAACTGCTAGTGTAGCACCCGACTCGACTGCCGTGGAAGACAATAGCTCTGAAAATGACATCTTGACGACTATCTCGATTGAAAGGCAGGTAGAATTTCTGAAAGATATACAGGAGAATGTAAGCGATTTTTTCCCAGAGTTTTCTTTTGTGTTGTCACGTGTATCAATCGACGGTGCTGAAGGTGATTTGCAAGTGCCAGTTTTGATGATTACTCCACTGCAACTGTTCGTCCACCAGCCTTTGGGAGTTATGCCACGAATTCAGATCCAGGTACAGTATAAGATCTACAGTGTACACGTGCTAATGAGGCTCTGGAAAAAAGAAAGCTTCGACACATTTGAGGACATAGCTTCCTTGTGCAAGTTGCTAGGAGATAAATCTCAATACAAGTTTTGTCCGGGGCTGCTTCAGTATGATCAATACATGTCTGAATACAATAAGACAATCCGCTTCCATCTTAAGAAAGTACGGCTCACAACATTCCCATTCAAGCGTGTAGATTCTGTGGATTGCAGCCTTCTGTTTCAGCTAGCTCATAATGCTACAAAGGAAGAAAAGTCATCGAAGGAAGTGAAGTGTTATCCATGCAAGAGTCTGCTTTTATATTTGAAGCACCAGAAACGTAGGACATCTTCAGAAACTCCAACAAGAAAAACGAAACGACAGCAACCATCATCCCGAGCCAGGATGTCATATATGAGCCCAGCCAGTCaagcaaaaagaagaaaattgGCTCAGTATGAAAGAACTAGTAACATTAGGAAGCTGGCACGATATGAAGAAAATGAAATTGAATTGGACGAAGAGCAGAATGATGAAATGTGTGCTATTGTAAAGAAAATGGAAGACGAAGACTTGCAGAAATTGTTTGATGAAGGAGAAAAACATGGAGTTGGAAGCATTTTGAAGGATATTTGGGCCACAGATTTAGATCGCCAGCGAAAGGAGTTTTCTCATGATCAGGCAACCAATT GTAATGGTCGACGAGGTAATCGATGGAGTATGGTTACAATCAGAATGG CCTTAGCGATATACTGTCGTAGTCCTGCTGCATACCAGGCATTAAAGGATTTTAACATCCTGAGCTTACCAGCCAAATCAACGCTACAGTCCTACTCAGGTGCTTTCATCCATGCACCAGGGGCTAGTTCAGCATGCATAACTGACCAAGTGTCTCGCTATGTGTTGTTTAAGGAGCAATGTAGACTAGTAGGGAAGCATGAGCCGAGGGGAGATGGTGCATTGATCTTTGACGAAGTCAAAGTTGCTTGTCAATTAATGTGGAATTCTCGAAACAATCAACTAATGGGATTGGCAATGACGGCAGCTGATCTTGCATCATTGAATGATATTTATCTACTGTTGAAGAATTCTGAGGGCAGCAAGCAGACATCATATGTGTTACAATTCCTATGGAGAGATCTGACAAGCAGCTTTGACATTGTTGGGCCTTATTTTACATGTGCACCCTCTGTAGATGGCAAGTTTGTGTTGGCTTGTGTGCTAGAAACAGTGAAACTGTTTCAATGTCATGGCTTGCAGACAAGTGTTTTAGTGTGTGACGGGGGCTCCTCCAACATTGCTACCATCAAGGCTTGTCATGGTCATCATGGTGCTTACTCTGTCACTGATGGTGAAGACAAGTTTGAAGTGAAGCCATGGATGATCAATCCATTCAACCCTCCAAACCAAATTTTTTGGTTAATTTGTCCGTCACATCAG TTAAAGAACATGATCAATGCTCTGTTCTCATCAAAGATAGGTGGCTCCAAACAATTTCAGCGTACAGACAAATGTACGTTTGGATGGGAGGCTATTGATAGTTTGTATCAAAGGGAGCTGGAACGAGCAAAGCAAAATTTAGCCAGAATGGTTCCAAGGCTAAAAGAGACTCACGTCCTGCGGGATGCATGGACAAAACTGAATGTTCATCCAGCAAAGATCATGCAG CAAGAACAAGTTTTAGGAGAGCTCTACTGGTATGCTAACCAAGAGCCCACGCCACCAGATGCTGGAGTAACATCAGAGACCCTGGAGTATCTGGAAGCTAGCAGTCGTTTGTTTGAAAAAGGCTTTCTAAGCCATGACTGTGTCAGGGACATGAATTCTGATGTGATTAAAAACATCAACGAAGGTTTCAGCTACTTCACCGATTGGCTTGATGCTATTTTACAACAAG ATCCCAAGTTTCCCCATACCTCAAATACACAAAGGTCATTTTTGTCTTGGCAAA CTTGGGACCTCTTAAGAATTGATGTGTATGGCTTTAGGGCCTTCAGTGAGTGGTTCTTCAAAACCTACCCAACCTATTTTATTTCACCAGAACGACTATCGGGATCAGCTGTTGAAAGCTTGTTCAGTCAATATAAGCACAATGCTGGAGGAAAGTTGGACTCAGTCAACTACTGTACAGCCAGAGCCGCTCATCTAGTGAAACAGACTGTCAGCACTCATCACAGCGGAAAGGGTTACCGAGATGAAAATCTCAATACAACCGAGTTGCCACTACGGAAGAAGACATACAATAAGCACAACACAACAAACAATTCATGA
- the LOC136264493 gene encoding uncharacterized protein, protein MIPISSSVYELLLERSSDFQNKLDATGTMKESVQLPTDGDDVYLRFGGAALCDMLHQHYKQIKSCPGAQRDVLSQEITILQAINMKDKSKLPQYLMYRDNGYMYFPDVAFVPFLRSLDEIVRGVINTETIQDDDQIIKLVHEKVKEQGSLKESFINILTGKLPNIHTFSEEAMDNVYNILVRKLCNTRIQEVVSAVKQHMASKKGLASTTDVNLRPLLLANHTKLETKFT, encoded by the exons ATGATACCAATATCTTCCTCAGTTTATGAACTTTTGTTGGAGCGAAGTAGTGATTTCCAGAACAAATTGGATGCCACTGGTACTATGAAGGAATCAGTACAATTGCCAACTGACGGTGATGATGTTTATCTGCGCTTTGGAGGTGCTGCTCTATGTGACATGCTACATCAGCATTACAAACAGATCAAGAGTTGTCCAGGTGCACAAAGAGATGTATTATCCCAAGAAATAACTATATTGCAAGCCATAAACATGAAGGATAAGTCAAAGCTACCTCAGTACCTCATGTATCGTGACAACGGCTACATGTACTTCCCAGATGTAGCATTTGTTCCATTTTTACGGAGCTTGGATGAAATTGTTAGAGGTGTAATAAATACTGAGACTATACAAGATGATGACCAGATTATAAAG TTAGTTCATGAAAAGGTGAAAGAACAAGGGTCACTAAAAGAATCATTCATAAATATTCTAACTGGGAAGTTACCAAATATTCATACATTTAGTGAAGAAGCTATGGACAATGTCTACAACATCCTGGTACGCAAACTATGTAACACACGAATCCAAGAAGTGGTTTCAGCAGTGAAACAGCACATGGCATCAAAGAAGGGCCTAGCTTCTACAACAGATGTGAATTTACGGCCACTTTTATTAGCTAACCATACTAAACTTGAAACTAAATTTACTTAA